The Geminocystis sp. NIES-3709 genome contains a region encoding:
- a CDS encoding ParB/RepB/Spo0J family partition protein — translation MVSKKEQPYSKLRGVDLLLGNSTNHQSINESSSELDINLIVKPPSQPRRYFDRQALEQLKSSIEQHGILEPLLVRPLADGKYELVAGERRLRAAIELKLTIVPVSIKTLTDLEAKQIALIENLQREDLNPVEETEGILQLLSMGLNLSADDVITQLYRMQNEKIKVNGNVSIKNETTVIIELFESLGMKWESFIRTRLPLLKLPDDILQALRMGQLAYTKAIALSKINDEKIRVDLLKESSEQNLSVREIKEKVKELSIGEKQTASAKIDITVKQIKKKKLWETEPKKWQKVEKLLEKINLLLED, via the coding sequence ATGGTAAGCAAAAAAGAACAACCCTATAGCAAATTAAGAGGAGTTGATCTATTACTGGGAAATTCAACAAATCATCAATCAATAAATGAATCTTCTTCAGAATTAGACATTAATCTTATCGTTAAACCACCATCTCAACCAAGACGTTATTTCGATCGTCAGGCATTAGAACAGTTAAAAAGTTCGATCGAACAACATGGTATTTTAGAACCTTTATTAGTGCGTCCATTAGCCGATGGCAAATATGAATTAGTAGCAGGAGAGAGAAGATTACGCGCAGCGATTGAGTTAAAGTTGACGATCGTACCAGTCAGTATTAAAACTTTAACGGATTTAGAAGCAAAACAAATTGCTTTAATCGAAAATTTACAACGGGAAGATTTAAACCCAGTAGAGGAAACAGAGGGGATTCTACAATTACTTTCTATGGGACTAAATCTATCAGCAGATGATGTCATTACTCAATTATATCGAATGCAAAATGAGAAAATAAAAGTTAATGGAAACGTTTCCATTAAAAATGAAACTACTGTGATTATTGAGTTATTTGAATCATTAGGCATGAAATGGGAATCTTTTATTAGAACTCGTTTACCTTTACTGAAATTACCTGATGATATTTTACAAGCTCTCAGAATGGGACAATTAGCTTATACGAAAGCGATCGCGCTCAGTAAAATAAATGATGAAAAGATAAGAGTAGATTTATTGAAAGAATCGAGCGAGCAGAATTTATCAGTGAGGGAGATAAAGGAGAAAGTGAAAGAATTAAGTATAGGAGAAAAACAGACAGCTTCCGCAAAAATTGATATTACGGTGAAACAGATAAAAAAAAAGAAATTGTGGGAAACTGAACCAAAGAAATGGCAAAAGGTAGAGAAGCTGTTAGAAAAGATTAATTTATTGTTAGAGGATTAG